In the Mycolicibacterium chubuense NBB4 genome, one interval contains:
- a CDS encoding MlaE family ABC transporter permease, giving the protein MTAATGLGSYIGLQLRRPLGHVGGFAGMCSLSGKALFTRPLVWRELVVQCWFLLRVTILPTIMAAIPLTVLLTFTLNVLLAQFGAADISGAGAALGAVTQLGPLTTVLVVAGAGSTAICADLGARTIREEIDALEVMGIDPIHRLVVPRVLAATIVATLLNSLVIIVGLVGGFFFSVYLQDVSGGAYLSTLTLVTGLPEVLIATAKAVSFGLIAGLVGCYRGLTVSGGAKGVGTAVNETVVLCVIALYAVNVILTTIGVRFGTGH; this is encoded by the coding sequence GTGACGGCGGCAACCGGTCTCGGCAGTTACATCGGCCTCCAGCTGAGGCGTCCGCTGGGACATGTCGGCGGGTTTGCCGGGATGTGCTCACTATCGGGGAAAGCCCTGTTTACCAGACCTCTGGTATGGCGAGAGCTGGTCGTACAGTGCTGGTTTCTGCTTCGAGTCACCATTTTGCCCACCATCATGGCGGCGATACCCCTCACGGTGTTGTTGACCTTCACGCTGAACGTGTTGCTAGCCCAGTTCGGCGCGGCAGACATCTCCGGCGCGGGTGCTGCGCTGGGCGCTGTCACCCAGTTGGGCCCTCTCACCACGGTCCTCGTGGTCGCCGGCGCCGGGTCGACTGCCATCTGCGCCGACTTGGGCGCGCGCACCATCCGAGAGGAGATCGACGCGCTGGAGGTAATGGGCATCGACCCCATCCACCGACTGGTCGTTCCCCGGGTGCTCGCGGCGACAATCGTCGCGACCTTGCTCAACAGCCTGGTGATCATCGTCGGGTTGGTTGGGGGATTTTTCTTCAGCGTCTACCTTCAAGACGTCTCCGGTGGCGCCTACCTCTCCACGTTGACGCTGGTCACCGGACTTCCCGAAGTGCTCATCGCCACTGCCAAAGCAGTGTCCTTCGGGCTCATCGCCGGCTTGGTGGGCTGCTACCGCGGTTTGACCGTCTCGGGTGGGGCAAAGGGTGTCGGGACCGCCGTCAACGAAACGGTTGTGCTATGTGTGATCGCGCTGTATGCAGTCAACGTGATCCTCACCACAATCGGTGTGCGGTTCGGGACGGGCCACTGA
- a CDS encoding DUF779 domain-containing protein, with amino-acid sequence MPTPTNRVSITPQAAEVLQHLIDIHGPVMFHQSGGCCDGSAPMCYPNGEFRVGAADVLLGHIHHETPFWISADQYLLHEDVTAVTYFGRLGEQAGHDPAPFDYRCSVGTRGWQ; translated from the coding sequence ATGCCCACCCCCACAAACCGGGTCAGCATCACCCCCCAAGCCGCCGAGGTCCTGCAACACCTCATCGACATCCACGGACCAGTCATGTTCCACCAATCCGGAGGCTGCTGCGACGGCAGCGCACCCATGTGCTATCCCAACGGGGAATTCCGCGTCGGCGCCGCCGACGTACTCCTCGGCCACATCCACCACGAAACACCCTTCTGGATCAGCGCCGACCAGTACCTTTTACATGAGGACGTGACGGCGGTCACATATTTCGGGCGCCTCGGTGAGCAAGCGGGACATGACCCGGCGCCGTTTGATTACCGCTGCAGCGTCGGGACGAGGGGGTGGCAGTGA
- the adh gene encoding aldehyde dehydrogenase yields MVFARPGAEGSVVEFADRYENFIGGDWVAPVEGAYFDNSSPVTGEVFTQVARSSAADVELALDAAHAAAGRWAATSTAERSGVLLKIADRMEQHLESLAVAETWDNGKAVRETLAADLPLAVDHLRYFAGVLRAQEGSIAQINEDTVAYHFQEPLGVVAQIIPWNFPILMAIWKVAPALAAGNTVVLKPAEQTPVSILKVIELIADLLPPGVLNVVNGFGVEAGKPLASSARVAKVAFTGETTTGRLIMQYASENIIPVTLELGGKSPNIFLADVAAADDEFLDKAVEGFVMFALNQGEVCTCPSRALIHSSIYDEFISRCVARTEAIVSGDPLNPATMIGAQASNDQFEKIMSYIDIGRKEGAQVLTGGGARKVAEYPGGYYVEPTIFKGTNDMRIFQEEIFGPVVSVTTFDSTDEALKLANDTLYGLGAGVWTRDSNTAYRLGRGIKAGRVWTNCYHDYPAHAAFGGYKKSGIGRECHKMMLDHYQQTKNLLVSYSPNKLGFF; encoded by the coding sequence ATGGTGTTTGCACGGCCGGGGGCTGAGGGCAGCGTGGTTGAGTTCGCTGACCGGTACGAGAATTTTATTGGCGGTGACTGGGTCGCGCCGGTTGAGGGGGCGTATTTCGATAATTCGTCACCGGTGACCGGTGAGGTGTTCACGCAGGTGGCGCGGTCGTCGGCGGCCGATGTTGAGTTGGCGTTGGACGCCGCGCACGCCGCGGCGGGCAGATGGGCGGCGACCTCCACGGCGGAGCGTTCTGGGGTGTTGCTGAAGATCGCTGATCGCATGGAGCAGCATCTGGAATCGTTGGCGGTGGCCGAGACGTGGGATAACGGCAAGGCGGTGCGGGAAACCCTGGCCGCAGATCTGCCGTTGGCGGTGGATCATTTACGGTATTTCGCCGGAGTGCTGCGCGCCCAGGAGGGTTCGATCGCCCAGATCAACGAGGACACGGTGGCCTATCATTTCCAGGAGCCGTTGGGTGTGGTGGCGCAGATCATTCCGTGGAACTTCCCCATCTTGATGGCGATCTGGAAGGTGGCCCCGGCGCTGGCGGCCGGTAACACGGTGGTGCTCAAGCCTGCTGAGCAGACCCCGGTGTCGATTCTGAAGGTCATCGAGCTGATCGCGGATCTGTTGCCACCTGGTGTGCTCAACGTGGTCAACGGGTTCGGGGTAGAGGCGGGTAAGCCGCTGGCCTCCAGTGCGCGGGTGGCCAAGGTGGCGTTCACCGGGGAGACCACCACGGGGCGGCTGATCATGCAGTACGCCAGCGAGAACATCATCCCGGTGACCTTGGAGCTGGGTGGTAAGAGCCCGAATATCTTTTTGGCCGATGTCGCTGCAGCCGATGATGAGTTTTTGGACAAGGCGGTCGAGGGTTTTGTGATGTTTGCCCTCAACCAGGGTGAGGTGTGCACGTGTCCGTCGCGGGCGTTGATCCATTCGTCGATCTATGACGAGTTCATCAGCCGCTGTGTGGCGCGCACCGAAGCGATCGTCAGTGGTGACCCGTTGAATCCGGCCACCATGATCGGCGCACAGGCCAGCAATGATCAGTTCGAAAAAATCATGTCCTACATCGACATTGGCCGCAAAGAGGGGGCGCAGGTGCTCACCGGTGGTGGGGCGCGCAAGGTTGCCGAGTATCCCGGCGGCTATTACGTGGAACCCACCATCTTCAAGGGCACCAACGATATGCGGATCTTCCAGGAGGAGATCTTTGGACCCGTGGTGTCGGTGACGACGTTCGATTCCACCGATGAGGCGCTCAAGCTGGCCAACGACACCCTCTACGGCCTAGGTGCGGGAGTGTGGACCCGCGATTCCAACACCGCCTACCGGTTAGGCCGGGGTATCAAGGCCGGCCGCGTGTGGACTAACTGCTACCACGACTACCCCGCGCACGCCGCGTTCGGTGGCTACAAGAAATCCGGCATCGGCCGCGAATGCCACAAGATGATGCTCGACCACTACCAACAAACCAAAAACCTGTTGGTCAGCTACTCACCGAACAAGCTCGGCTTCTTCTGA